Part of the Zingiber officinale cultivar Zhangliang chromosome 6A, Zo_v1.1, whole genome shotgun sequence genome, agaggaaaaagactaaatagcttctctaacccttctaatcatatatatatatatgaataaagaaaagggaaacaaaatcttctatcttacttaagcaccaaaaaaaataagtactctatactgcagttaataataataaaagcagaataaagaaagaatttaaatactttcttacttggagacggcaaggatgatgctgatgtgtgtgtgatgctggagaatggaacctgctctgataccaactgtaacgaccacccttcttactactactactactctctaagagtgaccgttacttatctactactttacttaaccggtttattaagaatctctaggaaaaccctaccgaaaaatttcgacagagtctcccctgtaccgatgaccatttcccataatacaagcataatatactcagccacaggcggctggaacatatatcttcacaaccacgcagtataatatcacaaataaaagaaagaaactaccctatcaatagcaaacatcaatatcactccatcaatcgaacccaactacaaacgcggaataaacttaaatacaatattgactcataatagcattaaaagaaaactaaagaactctaaacagaaatgtcttaataattccttagcaaactcttgatctccccatagtccagccatcacacaccttcatcaccaccaccttgtcgcctttcttgctaaatcttttcctttcctttatctgcagtaggaggaagtgcagtctataagcataaagcttagtgagcgctatctactcacaaaaactcgatatgcatgtatataaataaaaacatgctaaaactgaatgctaacatataaaactactcatgctcatatatagcaaaggaatcatgctaactgaaatactaaacatgtgtagtttatcatgctcataaactaataaaagaagcatactaaacatgtaaaactactaaacatgtaaagatattaaacatgtaaaactactggacatgtaaatctactaaacatgtaaaactactaaacatgtaaagctaaacatgctcataagaataaaactataacagcatgctgaaagcaaataaaactaaacatgctgaataatctaatagcaagaaacaaatagaactactactgcatgcttcaaataacaagaaactaaactttctaattctaaacatatttgaagcttgtttcatttgtttcaaaacttatactttaatacttcaaaataataataaacttcttttgggcccggcattgtaccaactttttgtgcgcatccttaataagagtcgaggtagctaatcccgaaactactaaggaacttctaggccttgtgcctaggggcatcttggagcccatcccttggaccttgtgtccggtacatgccctttaaaagtaaaatactttctttttaactataacttctttatacttgcccttacttggcatttaagcaaacaccttgtgtgcgcttttgatattcaatcttctggaattgaaatcaagtctaaaccttagtctttcttgcttatagttcttaaagatagaaactcatgcttatgtaatagcaaagaaactaataattgcatgctcaagatatactATCTGTAATTAAACAGAAACAAACTGCTTTCTGAAAATTAGAGGCTGTTCATGCTTAATAACTAGCAATGAAAACTTCATTCTTGCTGGAATAACAAATAGGAAATCTCATGCTTACTGGAATAACTTCATACTTCAAAAGAAATCCGAAACTCGACACaaattgttcatgcttgttaaaatgcaaGGTACCCAAAACTAAAATACTGATGTTAAGGACTATTCTTGCTCCTTAAGTGCAAAGACAAGAAAGCTGTAatgctaaactcattctaactaaataaagattGTTCTTGCCTTTAAAACAGCAATAAAAGATCTATCCAAATATATTAAGGTaccaagttgtgcatgctcattaaggaaactacactgctgttcatgctcaattaatagcaaggaagaaaaatcaagaaaatcaaCACTGCAAGCTAAAGGCCGGCTGCTCATTCTCATGCAATAGCAAAGAAAGAAATTTAAAGATATCAATGTTGCAAACTAAATGGTCAGCTGCTCATGTTCAACTAGTAGAAACCGAAACCACATGTTAAACCTAAACAACTTATTAATTTATCTCAGATTtcaacaaaactaaatctgcacttgtaaaggCTGTTCATGTTCGGAATTTACAACAAGATTTCAAAACTGAACTTTCAAATCAAGGTTACTCAAGCCTAATGCATGGCACAAATCCAAATCCGTACCAATCCGATTTGCACAGCAAGGTCACAAACCCGAATTGCACAGCAAGGTCACAACAGAAAATTCTAACTCTAACTTGAATTTCTAATTGCAAGGCATGAAGGAAATCCAAATCATATGCCTAAACTAAACAATTCATTCCTTTTTCTTTGAGATCCCCGGCAGTAAGCACAAAACCATAATCTTTACAACCTAAAATCCGAAAGTCATGAAAACAAAtcaaagctcggaactactcctactgcaggtgagaagcaactcacctcggttccttggactcacagccgacggaaagaaattctagggttcggaggagcttgatcTCGGCGGCTCCCTTGAGTTCCCGAGCTCCCTTCGTCGCGATGACCACGTACAGGTGAAGGCCGGCCGGAAAGAGCCCTTTtgccggcgccggagacgaagccctaacatggctctgtttcgcccgagcaggagtcgCGCGACGTCGCgtgtgaggagaagaggagagggatcgcgtgattaggtcacgggaaaaggaaatataaacttaTCCCATAAGTTATTCTCGGTTccaactataacttaaatattatccattctttccttaattaacaaaactcgctggcacagctggttaaccgatttttaaccgaaacaagaggtctcggcttcaatccctcagccgtgcattttttccaattaattcactaatccttaactatgctataaacttaattctcaccataaaagattaacaaaaccgtgtagctcagctggttgagccggttttgcttgggtcagtccgacccgaggtcgtgggttcgaatctcaccttcaacgttttttttaaacttctttctttttgtcaccctactaaacgacctccaaaaattacgtaaaaatactctaaaaatttctaaaaatctctagaatattttaaaagtatttccaaatattttcatggacttttagaacttgaaatagggaaaattgagtCATTacacaaaatttacaacacttccctccaaacctaaacctatatcgcgccatcCTTCCCCttgctagatcgacgccccttcctctcccgatcaagaTCAACACACGACTCCCTTGTGAGGTCTGTGGAAAACGACTACATCCATATCctctttccccttctcttctcctctcccttccgTCTTTGCCCTCTTGCGGGTTGCTCCATCTCTTAGGGTTTCCTCTCCTCATGCTTTCTGGTTTCTCTGTTGATTCGTTGACGGCCTTTTCCCCATAAATCGTCTTGATTCCGTTGCTGTTTTCGCTGCTGGTGCTCGGATTTGGCTCCTCGGGGCTGCTCCTTCGTCGTCTGCACATTTTGCACCTCGCCTAGGGATCTTTCCAATGACGACATCCTCGACCGCTTCCGCTCTCATTCTTGCCATCATCCTTCTGCTTGTCGCCCCCTTGTCACCTGGGAACTGCACATCGACTGGAGAAGGTAAcgctctcttcttctctttcggTGGGTCGGGGAAAAATCGGAGCTTCGCCATAGAGTTTGCCCTCTATGGCGATGCTGAGATGAATAGCTCGGAGGTGAGGGTGACGCGTGTGGTGTACGAGAGCTCCGGGCTTATGATTTACTGGAAACCAGTCAGATTCTTCAGCACCAAGCCCgggttctcttcttccttctcgttCTCTATTTCTCCCGGCAATGGAAGAGGCCTAGCTTTCTTTTTATCTTCGGTCAGCGTTACCTTGGAACCGGCGAATGGCGACTGGTCTAGGTTATCGACCAGTGTCGTTGCAGTGAAGTTCGTGACGGCAGCAAGCCTCGTCAAAGTCGATGTTGGCGGAGAACTTTTGACAAAAAGCAATAATCTTTCCGACGATGGTTTTCTTCTCATCCTCAGCAGAGGAGAAAGATTGCATTCTTGGATTGATTACGACGGAGAATCGAAGAGAATAGAGGTCAGGCTTTGCTAGGATAAGGATCCAAAGGAAGAGGCCCCTTCGATCTCTCACTCTATCGATTTGTCTTACATGTTGTGGAGGGAGGCGTCCTGGGTGGGTTTATCTTCCTGGAGTGGCAATTCTAGTCATGGCAGTAGCATATACTCGTGGAATTTTACAGAGAAGAGTAAGCTCTGTACTTGCACAATTCCATTTTATTCTGCATAATGCTTAGCAGCTTCAGGCATTCATATGACTGATGATGAAAGCAAATTAATTGTTCTATAATATAAGTACAGGATTGTTATATCAAAAAATTCATGCTAAAAaaatttagtaaaaaatatttatggacTCAGTGCATCTTTTTTTAACTAATAAATTGTAAAATAGTTTCCTTGTTTCCCATTCTTTAGGTTATCCTTTGATTGTTACTGCTTCATGGCATCATGAATGTTTTGTTTGGTCTATTAAGTTGTTTGGCTGTGGTTAATTTCAGCTCCtgtttgaaacaagaaaatgattTTGGTGCTGAGTGAATAGGAGAAATACTAATATACATATATCCTGATTATATTTGCCCCTTTCATGGAAATTACTATatatttcttgttcctatttaacTTTTACAATTCATTTCTGATTATTTTTCATTGTGCGTTGTATTTGTTTGCCTAGTTCCTGTTTGCTACTTTGTAGACAAATCTTAATTCTTAATCAGGATCGGACAGGATGTGCTGCATGATGTATTTAAAAGGATACTTCTTTCATAATATAGTGATATTCATCGCCTATTCTCATAGAAATTGTTTTGACAGGATTTGTGACAGAGCAGGAGTCCATGTCCATTGATGTAATAAGGAAGGCATACCAAGCAACAGAAGAGGGGTTTATTTCCTTGGCGACCAAACAATGGCCTGTGAAGCCTCAGATTGCAGCTATTGGCTCATGCTGCTGTTATTTCCTTAGTGACCAAACAATGAGAAGTTTCAATATAATCAATTTGTTGCAGCCAAAAGGTTGATGCAGACCAATGCAATATAGAATAACTGAAATTCTATGATGAACAATGGAATTCTCATCATCGATAACAGAAATTAAAATTGCACTGGCAAACTAATATCATAGGAACTAATTCACTTACTGAGAGCTTAGAACAAACATCTTAATTACCAATAATTTtaagttcaaaaataaaatttccgtTACATATGATCATGTTAAGTGGTGCATCTATATGCTGTATTTCCAAAATAATAAAGTGACTTGAAGCTTAACTTGTAAAGTTTCTGAAACAGCAAGAATAGAGTTAATAAGGATTCATCTGATTAATGCTGTAAAAAATCTTTCACTTCTTGTATGAATGCAGTCCTTTCACTTTGATCCCTCAATTTGTTATCAAGATTTTGAAGAGAGCTATGACCCTTTGTGCTAAGGCTTATGTGTATAACACATCTTGTCAACAAGTGTCTCCTTTATGTTATGAAAGAATATTCAGCATGTAGTTTGAAATAATTGAGACTTTATAGATTTTAGTACCATTTCCTTGATCTAGGGTTAGAACTAGACTAATGGCAGACAATAGTCAGAGTTACTTAAGTATTGTTCTTGCTCATCATAATGTGCACACTGCACTATCTATGTTTTCCCCTTCATTCGATGTAATGAGTTCTCTATTGTCTATGATCACATGGTCCTTTATTTGTActgtttattaatataagttcttATCTCAGTATCCAAAGTAATGAATAGATCAATTTCATAACAACATTTTTCTTATCTAGAAATCTCATTACTTTTTTGCCTGTATAACTACTTACCATTGTGTCCTATAACAACCAGTGAATTACTACTactttagttttcatttcttatcaaATTTGCATCAAGTTACCTTGTTTATTTTTTTGGATTTGTTTACCAGTTTAGGTGCTGGATTGAGGCACAGAATTTCgatattcagtttcttatttcttTTGGCGAATTTGAATCAGGATAGGATACAAATTGCTAGTTCTTTCATACTCATGAAATTCAATGCATGGCTACATTGTTTATTGTTGAATCTCATTGTCCCAGAATATCACTTAGTATTAGTCACTTTGTTAAGATTAAGAGAATTATACTTTTCAAGTAACATTTATTTCTTCTTTGTCATCTATTACCAacatattttttgtttttataactTTTGTCAAAATGAGTAATTTAACATTTTTTGGGTAttgattttgttttctttatgtgcttatttcttaataatttttCTCATTGACCAAGAAGTTTttggacatgttattttactttacaTTATTCCTATTTCTTTCATTAGATGT contains:
- the LOC121994755 gene encoding L-type lectin-domain containing receptor kinase VIII.1-like; the protein is MTTSSTASALILAIILLLVAPLSPGNCTSTGEGNALFFSFGGSGKNRSFAIEFALYGDAEMNSSEVRVTRVVYESSGLMIYWKPVRFFSTKPGFSSSFSFSISPGNGRGLAFFLSSVSVTLEPANGDWSRLSTSVVAVKFVTAASLVKVDVGGELLTKSNNLSDDGFLLILSRGERLHSWIDYDGESKRIEVRLC